The segment GACTGCGCCCTCGCACCGTTGTCGATCCGGATCGACGCGCTGTCACCGGCGTAGCAGTCGTGTTGGGTATCGCCCGGTCCCGATAGGGGCGGGACGAGCCCGAACTCGACGGCATCGGATCCGATGGCGATCCCGTGTCGGTAACACGAGATCTCCTCCCAGGTCTCGCGCTTCGTCTCGTCGCCGATCGTAACCGTCGCCACGCGATCGCCGTCCGCCGGGAGCGCGCTGTACTCGACGACGCGCTCGCCGGATTCGAGATCGTATCGCTCCGCGAGGACGGGTGCTTCGGCCCCCTCGACCGTTATCTCGACGGCAGCCTCTAGCGGCTCTTCTCGCTCGTTCTCGATCGCGAGCGACGGCTCGGCCCCATCGAAACACGCTTCGGCGCCGCCCTCGGGGACGAGTTGCGAGGAGAGGGGTTCTGCCGCTGCCCCGCACGAACCGGACGGCTCGCCCTCCGGAGCTCCGCCCTCGCCGGACGACCCCTGTGACGACTCGCCACGGCCGAGACAGCCGGTCACGGACCCGACGCCGGCCACGACGCTCGAGAGGAGGGTCCGGCGATTCATAGCGTCCCTCTGAATCATCCCCACAAGTGCTTTCCGGCGGCCGGTCGGCCTCAGTCCCCGGCTCCCTCACGGGTCTTCACCGCCATCCCTGTCTCGAACTCGAGCATGGCGTCCGCGGGCAGTTCGGCGCGTCCGACCGCGAGCAGGGCTCCCTCCCGGTGAACGACACAGACCTCGTCGCCCGGTCGCACCGTCGGATCGGTCTCGCGGACGAACTTCGCGAAGGCGTTCTTCCCCTCGCGGACGAACGGCTCGGACTCGTCGCCGACGACGACCCGCACTGTGGGAGCGTCGAGCGCCTCGAGCAGCCGTCGTCCGCCCGAGAGGCCGAGCGTGAAGCGGCCGTCGGCGCCCAACGAGACGAGCCGGCCCTCGGGGGCGTGGACCTGTGTCGGCCGACCCGACGACGAGCGCTCGACGCGCAACTCGCCGGCGAACAGCGCGCTCCCGGCCCCGCGGCCGAACTGGTAGTCCGCGATCCGGCGCAGCCGGGGGGCGTCGTCAGGATCGGTCATCGGCGGGAGGTGGCGACCGCCGGCCAAGAAGCCATCGTCCTCCGGTCGCGCCCCTCGGTTGCGGCTCCGTTTGGTGAAACATATATACCGGGTTGTGCCTAGAGACGAGCAATGGCTTCGGATCAGACCAAACTCGTCGCGGGTGGCGCGCTGTTAGTCCTCAGTACGATTCTCCTCATCGCCGCCGGAATCGCCGACCTCGTCCCGATCGTGCTCGCGGGGATCGCCACGGCCGGTCTCGCGCTCGGCTCGCTGCTCATCGGTACCACGGGCAAAGGTCGTTCGGTTTGAACCACGGACGCGACGTAACTCGAACGACACCCTTCTGATCGGCGCCTCGCGGACCGTCTAGCGCGTCGATGCCGCCGCGAGGCGTCGGCTCTCGGCCGGAGAGGACCACCTCCGTCGGCGTCGGTAGTTTCCCGGCGTCGACGAGGGTCGGCCCTCATGAGCGTGCCGCCCCGTTTGAAGGAATCCGACGTCGGAGGCTGTCCGAGCGTACGAACGCGGGCCGGCGGCTGACGGACGGCTCCGTTCTGGCCTCGGGCGACGAACGTAATCGATTCCCCCACCCTAGTCTTATTGTTCCCGCCGACACACGGAACACGTGCCTTCTCGCAAGGCACTTCACGCCCCGAGGAGGGGGTAGAACTCCTCCTCGAGGCGGTCGAGTCAGAGGCACCCACGGGATGCCCCTGCTCCGGACGTCCCGGAGCGGCTCCGACGAGGTCGTGTGACCGCGGGCGTAGGGAGCTCATCCATCTCTCCTCTTCCCGTCCGAGCCGCGGTTACCGATTGAAACGCGACCACCAAACCCGTTGATCCTCAACTGTACGGTTCGTATCGATCCCGCCCTCACTACCTAGGATCGTGGATGCGTGCGACCGTCGCGGTCTGGGGCTCCGGGCGGGTCGTCCTCGAACAGGATCCCGTAGAGCTTCCGTTGGGCCGCTCGGAGGTGCTCCGTGAACGTCGGCTGGGCGACGTCCAACGACGCGGCGACCTCCCGGCCCGTGCTGACCCGCGGCGATTCGAAGAAGCCGCTGAAGTACGCCGTTCGCAGCGCCGCAAGCTGTTTCTCGGTCAGACGCTCCTCGTAGATCGTCCGGAACGTCCCGCGCGTCTCGATCGAGCGATCCCGAGCGTGGCGGGCCAGCAGCTCTACGCCCGAGACGTCTCGCTGTAGCCGCTCGACGAACTCGCGGACGTTCGCGGCGTGGGGGACGTCGACGACGGCGGTCGCCTCCCCGTCCTCGATCGCGAGCGATCGCACGACCGCGTTCCGTTCGACGATCCGCGCGACGAGCGTCCGCTCGGTCGAGCGTGCCCTGAACAGGGTCTCGTCGGCCCGGTCGGTGATGGGACGCAGCTCCGCTATCGCGTTCGAACGCTCGCCGGCGGCGCGGAGTTCCTCGGTCGGGGGACCGCTCGCGGTGAAGAAGACGTCGGGTTCGCGATCCGCTTGATGGACGAACCCCTCGAACTCGATCGTGGCCCCCGTCTCGCGTGCGAGACGACACAGGGGCGTGTTCGACTTCCGGGCGCCGAGCGTGAGTTCGACGACGCGGTCGGTGTGGAGCGTCTCCACGGCGTCGATGGCGTGGGCGATCGTCCGGCCGAGCTCCGAGAGCACGGCGTGATCGCGCTCGTCTGGCCGTGGACGGTCGGGATAGACGGTCAACACGCCGTGGAGCGATCCGTCGTAGACGAGTGGGACGGCGATACACGAGCGCGCACCCCGTTCGAGGGTAGCCCCCCGCAGCGGGCCGAAGCGCGTCTCGGTGGCGACGTCGGGTATCACCTGCGTCTCCCGCGTGCGCGCCGCGGCGGCGACGGGGTTGCGATCGGCCGTGTCGCCGTCGATCGGGATCGCGAGTTCGTCCACGAAGCCGCCGTCGATCCCCGTCCATTCGCGCGGTCGGATCGTCTCGCTGGCGGGATCGCGTTCGCCGATCCACGCGAACGCGTAACGGTCCGACTCGGCCAGGCGATCACAGACCGCACGGTCGATCGACGCGACGCTGTCGGCCTCCACCAGCGCCTCGTCGATCCTCCGGATGAGGCCGTTGAGCCGGTCGAGACGCGCGAGCTCCTCGTTCTGTCGCGCCAGCCGCTGCTCGCTCGTCGCTCGATCCCACGCCGTCTCGAGGGTCGCCGCGAGCGTCTCGACGAGATCGACCCTTCGTTCGTCGAACGCCCCCCTACGAGTGGAGCCCGCACAGAGGACGCCGTATTCGCCGAGCGGAACCAGGACGCGGCTCCGAAGTGGCGACGCCGGTTCCGTCGACGTGCGCTCGCCCTCACCCTCGTTCTCGGGCGCGGTTTCGTGGCTCCGAACGTCGTTTTCGACGAGGATCTCGTCGTCGATGAACGCCTGCCAGGCCCGGTCGGGGGTACCGATCGTCTCGTCACGATCCTGATCGGCGTGGCGTCGGAACTCGCCGGTGGCCCCGTCGTAGCACCACAGGGCGGCGTAGTCGACGTCGAGTACGGTCCCCGTGAGCTCGGCCGCTCGATCGCTTATCTCGTCCGTGCTCGCTTCCATCAGCCCGCGGCTCGCGTCGGTGAGACGCTCGAGCGCCTCGTTCGTCCGTTTCAGGGCCTCCTCCGCGCGCTTTCGCTCGGTGATATCGGAGATCGCGCCGTACATGCGGAGCGCCTCGCCGTCCTCGTCGCATCTGACCTCACCCCGAAGCACCAGCCACATCACGTCGCCGTCGGCGTTCCGGACGCGATACTCCGTGTCGAGTTCCCCCGCTCGCTCGACCGCCCGCTCGACCCGTTCTCTCAGCCGCTCGCAGTCGTCCTCGTGAACTCGCCCGAAGAGTTCCTCGATCGATACGCCCGTCGCGATCGTCTCCGGATCCATGCCGTACGACTCCGCGACGTATTCGTCCACGGTCACGACGTCCTCCCGGACGTTCCACGTCCAGAGCCCGACCGAGCCAGCGCTCGTGGCCGCCCGTAGCTGGTCGTGCGTCTCTTCGAGCGCCCGCGTTCGCTGCTTTCTGTCGGTGATGTCACGAAAGACCACGCCGACCCGCCGGTTCGTCGGATCGCCGACCCGAAACGCGTGCAGTTCGAGGATCCGTCCCTGGCTCACGAGTTCGCGCTCGAATCGCTTCGTTTCCCCGGTCTGCGCGACGGTATCGTAGATCTCGATCCAGTCCGAAGCCTCCTCCGGGATCACGTCTCCGATCGTCTTCCCGACCACGTCACCGATGCCGGTGTGGTCCTCGAACGCGGGGTTCGCTTCCACGTAGCGGAAGTCAACGGGTTCGTCCGGATCGGCGTCGACCCTCTCGATGACGCAGAAGCCCTCGGTCATCGACTCGAACAGTTCTCGGTAGCGCTCCTCGCTCTCGCGCAGGGCCTCCTCGGACTGTCGGTTGTTGATGAGGTCGGTGGCTTGGCGCGCGAGCACGTCCAGGAGGCGCAGATCGCGCTCGGAGGGTTCGTGTGGAGTTTTCCAGTGTGTAGAGAGCATGCCGATGACCTCCCCGCTGCGGGAGACGAGCGGCGTGCTCTGGACCGCACGAATGCCGGTTTCGAGGAGCGTTTCACGGTCCTCCGTGCCGGCCATGAACTCGCAGGTCTCGACGTCCGATACGACGACTCGTCGGTCGGTTTCCAAGGCCACGCTACACGGCCCGTTCGATTCGGGAGTCACCCGTTCCCACAGCGGCGTGGTCTCCTCGAATCCGGCGTCGGCCAAGAGCCGGAGGCCGCCCTGGTCGGAGTCACGGAGCTGGAGCCGTGCGAAGTCCGCGTCCATAACGGTGACTACGGCGTCGAGGATCTCGTCGTAGAGGGCGTCGACGTCCTCTTCCTGGATCAACCGGGTGCTGATCTCCTGTAACTCCCGTGTGGCGGCCAGTTCGGCCGTGAGTTTCCGCTCGCGCTCGCGTACTTCGGTATACGCCCGCTCTTTCGCCCGGTGGAGCTGCCGTCCGCGGAGGATGATGTCCGTCGTGAGCCGTGATTCGCCGATCGCCCGGTCCTGTAACGGGTCTCCCTCGTCATCCGCTTGCATCTGTTCGACGACCGGCGTCACGTCCTCGACGCGGTGAACGATGTAGTCGATCTCGCCCGTAGCGCTGAAGACGGGCGAGTTGCTCGGGCTCCACCACCGATCCACGAACTCCCCCTCGTCGGAGTCGCGATCCGGTATCGGGTAGTGCGTCACCGGCATCGCGTCGGCCTCCCCCTCAGTCTTCACCCGCTCGAGCGACGTCCGTAATCGGGGGGCGCCCTTGGGATCCGGATCGTCGGGATCGGTGGGGAAGACCTCGAAGAGCGTCCTTCCCAGGATCTCGTCCCGCTCGGTCATCGTCGCGTCCAGGTACGCGTCGTTCACGGCCACGATCTCGTACTCGTCGGGCTCGACGATGAGATAGCAACCGGGGACGTTGTCGAACAGCTGGCGGAAGGTCGATTCGCTGGCCCGGGCTTCGGCCTCCCGACGTTCGCCTTCACTCGTCCAGTCGGCGTCCCCGTCCGCATCGTGAAGGGGCTCGGTCGGCGGCCGCCACCACACCCGGCCGCGCGCGCCGACCTTCTTGGTCTCGAGCGCGCCGTCGTCGACGAGCGTGTCGAGCTTGTTGTAGATCGTTCGAGGCGTGCAGTCGAACTCGGCGGCGACCTCCGGCGTCGTGAGCGGCGTTCCGGGCGGGTCGATCCCGTAGAACACCTCGAGGACGGCCGAGGGAGACGGCGCTGAACTCATGACCCTAGGTGAGGAGGGGGGACGAAAAAGATTCCGTCAATGGAAACGCTCGCGTCGGCGGCTGGGGTCGATCTCGATCGACCGTGACCGCCGTTTGCCTACAGCAGAAACGTCTCCTCGCGCTCGGAGAGGTCGACGAACGCGTCGGTCGCCTCGCGCAGCTCCTCGGCCGTGGACTGCCCGAACGCCATCACCTCGACGCGGACGCCCTCGTGGCGGAGATGCGAACAGAGCCGGGAGAAGTCGCCGTCACCCGTACAGAGGACGATCGTATCGACGTGGGAGGCGAGCGTCACGGCGTCGAGGCTCATCCCGACGTCCCAGTCGGCCTTCTTCGAGCCGTCGCCGAACGTCTTGATGTCCTTGATCTTCGTCTCGAATCCGATGTCCGCCAGCGCGTTGAAGAAGCTCTCCTCGTCGGGCGACTGCGCGCGGATCACGTAGGCGATCGCGCGCGTGAGCGATCGTCCCTGGACTGCCTTCTCGAGCAGCGAGGAGTAGTCGATGTTTCGGGAGTAGACGCTGTGTGAGGAGTGATAGAGGTTCTGTGCGTCGACCAGAACGGCGACGCGTTGGTCCTGGTGGATCTCGGTCATACCCCCACGTGTGAAGCCGGTGCGGTAAAACGGTTCGTTTATATTATCCTTCCGAACGGTTCCGTTCCGCCTGCGAGCGGGTCGTCGAGCCGCTGGTGCCGTCGAGTTCGACCAGGGCCGGCAGCGTTCGCCCGAGGCACAAGGGCTAAGTGGAACGACGGTGCTGATTGGGGTATGACGCGACC is part of the Halalkalicoccus sp. CG83 genome and harbors:
- a CDS encoding PUA domain-containing protein, producing MTDPDDAPRLRRIADYQFGRGAGSALFAGELRVERSSSGRPTQVHAPEGRLVSLGADGRFTLGLSGGRRLLEALDAPTVRVVVGDESEPFVREGKNAFAKFVRETDPTVRPGDEVCVVHREGALLAVGRAELPADAMLEFETGMAVKTREGAGD
- a CDS encoding GAF domain-containing protein — protein: MSSAPSPSAVLEVFYGIDPPGTPLTTPEVAAEFDCTPRTIYNKLDTLVDDGALETKKVGARGRVWWRPPTEPLHDADGDADWTSEGERREAEARASESTFRQLFDNVPGCYLIVEPDEYEIVAVNDAYLDATMTERDEILGRTLFEVFPTDPDDPDPKGAPRLRTSLERVKTEGEADAMPVTHYPIPDRDSDEGEFVDRWWSPSNSPVFSATGEIDYIVHRVEDVTPVVEQMQADDEGDPLQDRAIGESRLTTDIILRGRQLHRAKERAYTEVRERERKLTAELAATRELQEISTRLIQEEDVDALYDEILDAVVTVMDADFARLQLRDSDQGGLRLLADAGFEETTPLWERVTPESNGPCSVALETDRRVVVSDVETCEFMAGTEDRETLLETGIRAVQSTPLVSRSGEVIGMLSTHWKTPHEPSERDLRLLDVLARQATDLINNRQSEEALRESEERYRELFESMTEGFCVIERVDADPDEPVDFRYVEANPAFEDHTGIGDVVGKTIGDVIPEEASDWIEIYDTVAQTGETKRFERELVSQGRILELHAFRVGDPTNRRVGVVFRDITDRKQRTRALEETHDQLRAATSAGSVGLWTWNVREDVVTVDEYVAESYGMDPETIATGVSIEELFGRVHEDDCERLRERVERAVERAGELDTEYRVRNADGDVMWLVLRGEVRCDEDGEALRMYGAISDITERKRAEEALKRTNEALERLTDASRGLMEASTDEISDRAAELTGTVLDVDYAALWCYDGATGEFRRHADQDRDETIGTPDRAWQAFIDDEILVENDVRSHETAPENEGEGERTSTEPASPLRSRVLVPLGEYGVLCAGSTRRGAFDERRVDLVETLAATLETAWDRATSEQRLARQNEELARLDRLNGLIRRIDEALVEADSVASIDRAVCDRLAESDRYAFAWIGERDPASETIRPREWTGIDGGFVDELAIPIDGDTADRNPVAAAARTRETQVIPDVATETRFGPLRGATLERGARSCIAVPLVYDGSLHGVLTVYPDRPRPDERDHAVLSELGRTIAHAIDAVETLHTDRVVELTLGARKSNTPLCRLARETGATIEFEGFVHQADREPDVFFTASGPPTEELRAAGERSNAIAELRPITDRADETLFRARSTERTLVARIVERNAVVRSLAIEDGEATAVVDVPHAANVREFVERLQRDVSGVELLARHARDRSIETRGTFRTIYEERLTEKQLAALRTAYFSGFFESPRVSTGREVAASLDVAQPTFTEHLRAAQRKLYGILFEDDPPGAPDRDGRTHPRS
- a CDS encoding LabA-like NYN domain-containing protein, encoding MTEIHQDQRVAVLVDAQNLYHSSHSVYSRNIDYSSLLEKAVQGRSLTRAIAYVIRAQSPDEESFFNALADIGFETKIKDIKTFGDGSKKADWDVGMSLDAVTLASHVDTIVLCTGDGDFSRLCSHLRHEGVRVEVMAFGQSTAEELREATDAFVDLSEREETFLL